From one Trueperella pyogenes genomic stretch:
- the nuoN gene encoding NADH-quinone oxidoreductase subunit NuoN, with protein MNIQIQWMAILPLLIVLGSGVLGTLFEAFVPQRGRRVVQVTLSLAALAAALVVVVWRWTQMQAGGAKVTPLSVAVNANGTVAVSLIEDSISLIAQTVIIVGALLSFLIIADRTEIREGAFAAAAATRPGSPEERQYTRLGRQQTEIFPLALFATGGMMAFASAYDLLTLFIALEVLSLPLYVLSATARRKRLLSQEAALKYFILGAFSSAIFLMGAAFIYGATGTLSLEGTILRLTQGIGIYAPELAAIGTVMLVIGLLFKVGAAPFHAWTPDVYQGAPTPITGFMAAGTKAAAFVALMRVFILLVSPVWPSVNIFMWIIIVATIVIGTVVGLVQTDIKRMLAYSSIAHAGFILIAVNSINIVGNPVSSLVAVPAILFYLLAYAVATVGAFGIVTLVRERDAQGNILGEATKLSHWAGLGKRSPLLAAAMTTFLLSFAGIPLTGGFIGKFEVFKAGIAGNMTILVVLAVVASAATAVFYFRLVQLMFFREPEGENVVVIESEGMSIVSIVLAAITTLALGVVPHFVLEFIMGSFA; from the coding sequence GTGAACATCCAGATTCAATGGATGGCGATCTTGCCATTGTTGATCGTTCTTGGCTCAGGCGTGCTCGGTACACTGTTCGAGGCGTTTGTTCCGCAACGCGGGCGTCGCGTGGTGCAGGTGACGTTGTCCCTTGCGGCCTTGGCCGCAGCGCTCGTCGTCGTGGTGTGGCGGTGGACGCAGATGCAGGCAGGCGGCGCCAAGGTGACCCCGCTGAGCGTAGCGGTGAATGCGAATGGCACGGTCGCAGTCAGCCTTATCGAGGATTCGATCTCTCTCATCGCCCAGACCGTCATTATTGTGGGTGCGCTCCTGTCTTTCCTCATCATTGCGGATCGTACGGAGATCCGTGAAGGTGCCTTTGCCGCGGCGGCGGCAACCCGCCCGGGCTCGCCGGAGGAGCGGCAGTACACGCGCCTTGGTCGCCAACAGACCGAGATTTTCCCGCTAGCTCTCTTTGCCACTGGCGGCATGATGGCTTTCGCCTCGGCCTACGATCTGCTGACGCTATTTATCGCGCTCGAAGTGCTCTCCCTTCCGCTGTACGTCCTCTCGGCAACTGCGCGCCGCAAGCGGCTCCTTTCGCAGGAGGCGGCGCTGAAGTACTTCATCCTCGGCGCGTTCTCGTCGGCGATCTTCCTCATGGGCGCGGCGTTCATCTACGGGGCCACCGGCACCTTGAGCCTCGAAGGAACTATTCTGCGACTGACCCAGGGCATCGGCATTTATGCTCCGGAACTGGCCGCGATCGGCACAGTCATGCTCGTCATCGGCTTGCTGTTCAAGGTCGGCGCTGCTCCGTTCCACGCCTGGACGCCGGATGTTTATCAAGGCGCCCCGACGCCGATCACCGGCTTCATGGCCGCAGGGACGAAGGCCGCCGCTTTTGTGGCTCTCATGCGCGTCTTTATTTTGCTGGTTTCGCCGGTGTGGCCGTCGGTCAATATTTTCATGTGGATCATCATTGTCGCCACGATTGTGATCGGCACAGTCGTCGGCCTGGTGCAGACGGATATCAAGCGTATGCTGGCTTACTCCTCGATCGCACACGCCGGCTTCATCTTGATCGCGGTCAACTCGATCAACATCGTGGGCAACCCGGTATCCTCGCTCGTCGCTGTCCCGGCGATCCTGTTCTACCTGCTGGCCTACGCGGTTGCGACCGTGGGTGCCTTCGGCATTGTCACGCTTGTGCGCGAGCGTGACGCGCAGGGCAACATCCTCGGCGAGGCGACCAAGCTTTCGCACTGGGCCGGGCTGGGCAAACGCAGCCCGCTGTTGGCGGCGGCGATGACGACCTTCCTGCTTTCCTTCGCAGGTATCCCGCTGACGGGCGGTTTCATCGGAAAGTTTGAAGTCTTCAAAGCCGGTATCGCAGGAAATATGACTATCCTCGTCGTCTTGGCGGTCGTGGCATCGGCGGCGACGGCGGTGTTCTACTTCCGGCTCGTCCAGCTGATGTTCTTCCGTGAGCCGGAAGGGGAAAACGTCGTTGTCATAGAGTCCGAGGGGATGTCGATCGTCTCGATCGTCCTCGCAGCTATCACCACGCTAGCTTTGGGCGTCGTTCCTCACTTCGTCCTCGAGTTCATCATGGGATCGTTTGCGTGA
- a CDS encoding NADH-quinone oxidoreductase subunit M, which translates to MHVQTVSEAGFPWLTSIILLAVIGALVLWLVKPLRQVARPFALGVSLLVGLAYVVALATEFDFASAARVQVVETYSWIPQLGVSLAWGINGMGAVMIALPVFLVPVVILASWNETQGRNSGYLAWVLFLEAIIIGLFAARDLFLFYVLFELMILPIFFMIGRYGKGDKRSTAAMKFLIYSLFGGLIMLIGVIGVYAYGPGGSGGFMIDNLATGSQMSPLAQMWIFVAFFIAFAIKAPMWPVHTWLPDATEEAPAGTSTLLVGILDKMGTFGMIAICLPLFPDAAAQAAPVIIALALVSIIWGAFMAIASDNLMRLIAYTSVSHFGFMVMGIFSGSAIAMAGAIFYMVAHGIGTAALFLAVGFLGERGGSHLISRYGGWQRVTPVLAGAFLISGLATIALPGLSGFIPEYLVLMGTYESVPWAALIGVVGVVMAALYILLPYQRLFTGSRPQVEVGDLDGREKIVMGALIVAMVVLGFFPSLALDAVNPVAEQYSSTISAVIAEGSIK; encoded by the coding sequence ATGCACGTGCAAACTGTTTCCGAGGCCGGTTTTCCCTGGCTGACATCCATTATCCTCCTCGCGGTGATTGGCGCGCTAGTATTGTGGCTGGTCAAACCCCTGCGCCAGGTGGCACGTCCGTTCGCGCTCGGCGTCTCCTTGCTCGTGGGCCTGGCCTATGTGGTGGCGCTGGCCACCGAGTTTGATTTCGCGAGCGCCGCCCGCGTCCAGGTGGTGGAGACCTACTCCTGGATTCCGCAGCTTGGCGTCTCACTGGCGTGGGGCATTAACGGGATGGGCGCGGTCATGATCGCGCTGCCCGTCTTCCTGGTGCCGGTGGTGATCTTGGCATCCTGGAACGAGACGCAAGGGCGCAACAGCGGCTACCTTGCCTGGGTGCTCTTCCTTGAGGCTATTATCATTGGACTGTTCGCGGCGCGAGATTTGTTCTTGTTCTACGTGCTCTTTGAGCTCATGATCCTCCCGATCTTCTTCATGATTGGTCGCTACGGTAAGGGGGACAAGCGCAGCACAGCTGCGATGAAGTTCCTCATCTACTCGTTGTTCGGTGGCTTGATCATGCTGATCGGCGTGATCGGCGTCTACGCCTATGGGCCAGGCGGTTCGGGCGGTTTCATGATCGACAACCTCGCCACCGGCTCGCAGATGTCTCCTCTGGCGCAGATGTGGATCTTCGTGGCCTTCTTCATCGCGTTCGCAATCAAGGCGCCAATGTGGCCGGTACACACCTGGTTGCCCGATGCCACCGAAGAAGCTCCCGCTGGCACCTCGACCCTACTGGTCGGCATTCTCGACAAGATGGGTACCTTCGGCATGATCGCTATCTGCCTGCCGCTGTTTCCCGACGCCGCCGCCCAGGCTGCGCCCGTGATCATTGCGTTGGCCTTGGTCTCGATCATATGGGGCGCGTTCATGGCGATTGCCTCGGATAACCTCATGCGCCTGATCGCTTACACGTCGGTGTCGCACTTCGGTTTCATGGTCATGGGCATCTTTTCCGGTTCCGCCATCGCGATGGCGGGGGCTATCTTCTACATGGTGGCGCACGGGATTGGGACCGCAGCCTTGTTCCTCGCCGTGGGATTCCTCGGCGAGCGCGGCGGTTCGCACCTTATCTCTCGTTACGGCGGCTGGCAGCGCGTGACCCCGGTTCTTGCCGGAGCCTTCCTGATTTCGGGCCTTGCCACGATTGCCCTGCCGGGTCTATCGGGCTTTATCCCGGAGTACCTGGTTCTCATGGGCACTTATGAGTCCGTCCCGTGGGCGGCGCTGATCGGCGTCGTTGGCGTGGTCATGGCCGCGCTGTATATCCTCCTTCCGTATCAGCGACTCTTCACTGGCTCGCGCCCGCAGGTTGAGGTCGGTGACCTCGATGGGCGGGAGAAAATAGTGATGGGCGCGCTGATCGTGGCTATGGTTGTGCTTGGCTTCTTCCCATCGCTCGCGCTAGATGCTGTCAACCCAGTAGCCGAACAATACTCCTCCACTATCTCGGCGGTCATCGCGGAAGGGAGCATCAAGTGA
- a CDS encoding Rv3235 family protein, with amino-acid sequence MSQAAVLDRELATAKTPPLARPKYPHCKAQPLIAPALGQTQFDRAKFSSPKLDRPMYNGTTGGNDAACSTDTAPDRFAAAVVGQAIEVLMGHRPVRQLQTWLHPDVYDALARRAGLAQRVHGKAEKCRSPRIKRVRVCSPRAGIAEASLVVFDGKRIRAAAVRLEVRRGRWHVTALEII; translated from the coding sequence ATGAGCCAAGCCGCCGTCCTCGATCGTGAGCTCGCCACGGCGAAAACGCCGCCGCTAGCAAGACCCAAATACCCACATTGCAAGGCACAGCCGCTGATTGCCCCAGCCCTTGGCCAGACCCAGTTTGACCGGGCAAAGTTCTCCTCCCCTAAGCTAGACCGGCCCATGTACAACGGCACTACCGGCGGCAACGACGCCGCATGCTCCACCGATACCGCGCCTGATCGTTTCGCCGCCGCGGTGGTTGGCCAAGCAATCGAGGTGCTCATGGGGCATCGCCCGGTTCGCCAGCTGCAGACCTGGCTACATCCCGACGTATACGATGCCCTCGCACGCCGCGCGGGACTGGCTCAGCGTGTCCATGGCAAGGCCGAAAAATGCAGGTCACCGCGGATCAAGCGGGTGCGAGTGTGTTCGCCACGCGCAGGCATCGCAGAAGCTTCGCTCGTCGTTTTCGATGGCAAAAGAATCCGTGCGGCCGCGGTCAGGCTAGAGGTTCGACGCGGCCGCTGGCACGTCACTGCCCTCGAGATCATCTGA
- the secA gene encoding preprotein translocase subunit SecA yields the protein MRKLIDKILRAGEGRTLKKLEAITRQVNELEDLFKEMSDEELKGQTAEYRQRYNNGESLDDLLPEAFAAVREASVRTLGQRHYDVQIMGGAALHLGNIAEMKTGEGKTLVATLAAYLNAIPGRGVHVVTVNDYLASYQSELMGRVYRFLGMTTGCITTGLTPAQRREQYACDITYGTNNEFGFDYLRDNMAMSLDSLVQREYFFAIVDEVDSILIDEARTPLIISGPAEGDANKWYTMFSQAMDHLTRGIDYEVDEKKRTVGILEPGIDKIEDMLGIDNLYESVNTPLIGYLNNAIKAKELFTRDQDYIVTNGEVMIVDEHTGRVLPGRRYNEGMHQAIEAKEGVEIKAENQTLATITLQNYFRLYNKLSGMTGTAETEAEEFASTYNIGVVPIPTNRPMQRTDQTDLVYPTERGKFAAIVEDIKERFAAGQPVLVGTASVENSEKLSALLKKAHVPHEVLNAKQHEREAAVVAMAGRKGAVTVATNMAGRGTDIMLGGNAEYIAVDLMAKRGLDPEENAEEYEAAWPQVLAEAKAAVAKEHDEVVALGGLYVLGSERHESRRIDNQLRGRSGRQGDPGESRFYLSLDDDLMRLFGNTRATAAFKNGPEDQALDFKVLSSAIERAQTQIEARNAEMRKNVLKYDDVMNEQRTTVYAERRRILEGEDVEEQINSFFTFVIDDVVASHTAGVADDWDMNSLWMDVKGIYKPSFTAEELIEAHGGDQRDLTRSDLLKEIREDVEAIYEEREDELGAEQMRNIERQVLLTVLDRKWREHLYEMDYLKEGIGLRAMAQRDPLVEYKQEGYLLFQQMNDSIREETVRHLLNFELPSERMAREAVEAAASAVPTSEASFIGQKQPIDSRQASAPTPARASQEAAEKILGIKRPTTQRLSYSSSAGHQGPAAGNKPPVGAFGSAMPQGGPRQDNTGKEADPYAGLNRAQRRAAKKRK from the coding sequence GTGCGCAAACTGATCGATAAGATTCTCCGGGCGGGAGAGGGCCGTACCCTGAAGAAGCTTGAGGCCATCACCCGGCAAGTCAACGAACTCGAAGACCTCTTCAAGGAGATGTCCGACGAGGAGCTCAAGGGGCAGACAGCCGAATACCGGCAGCGGTACAACAACGGCGAGTCTCTGGACGATCTCCTGCCGGAGGCGTTCGCCGCGGTTCGTGAGGCTTCGGTGCGTACGCTCGGGCAACGCCACTACGACGTGCAGATCATGGGCGGCGCCGCCCTCCATCTGGGCAATATCGCCGAAATGAAGACGGGCGAGGGCAAGACTCTCGTGGCCACTCTTGCAGCCTATCTCAACGCGATCCCCGGTCGCGGCGTTCACGTCGTCACCGTCAACGACTACTTGGCCTCGTATCAGTCTGAACTGATGGGGCGCGTCTACCGTTTCTTGGGCATGACGACCGGCTGCATCACCACGGGCCTCACTCCGGCGCAGCGCCGTGAACAGTATGCCTGTGACATCACCTACGGCACGAACAACGAATTCGGCTTCGATTACCTGCGCGACAACATGGCGATGAGTCTAGACAGCCTCGTCCAGCGCGAGTATTTCTTCGCAATTGTTGACGAGGTGGACTCCATCCTCATCGACGAGGCGCGTACGCCGCTCATCATTTCCGGCCCAGCCGAGGGCGATGCAAACAAGTGGTACACGATGTTCTCCCAGGCGATGGACCACCTCACCCGTGGCATCGACTATGAGGTCGATGAGAAGAAGCGCACGGTCGGTATCCTGGAGCCAGGCATCGACAAGATCGAGGACATGCTCGGTATCGACAACCTGTACGAGTCGGTTAACACCCCGCTGATCGGATACTTGAACAACGCCATTAAGGCCAAGGAACTGTTCACGCGCGACCAGGACTACATCGTCACCAACGGCGAGGTCATGATCGTCGATGAACACACCGGCCGCGTCCTGCCCGGGCGTCGTTACAACGAGGGCATGCACCAGGCGATCGAAGCGAAAGAAGGCGTGGAGATCAAGGCTGAAAATCAGACCTTGGCGACTATCACGCTACAAAACTACTTCCGTCTCTACAACAAGCTCTCGGGCATGACGGGAACCGCGGAGACGGAGGCCGAGGAATTTGCCTCCACCTACAACATCGGCGTCGTGCCGATTCCGACCAATCGGCCGATGCAGCGCACAGACCAGACCGACCTCGTCTATCCTACGGAGCGCGGCAAGTTCGCGGCGATCGTGGAAGATATTAAGGAAAGGTTCGCCGCGGGTCAGCCGGTACTTGTGGGTACGGCGTCGGTGGAGAATTCCGAAAAGCTCTCTGCGCTGCTCAAGAAGGCGCACGTGCCGCACGAGGTGCTGAACGCCAAACAGCACGAACGCGAAGCAGCCGTGGTGGCGATGGCCGGCCGCAAGGGTGCCGTGACGGTTGCGACCAACATGGCAGGCCGCGGCACCGACATCATGCTCGGCGGCAATGCGGAGTACATCGCGGTCGACCTCATGGCCAAGCGCGGGCTCGACCCGGAAGAAAATGCCGAAGAATACGAGGCGGCCTGGCCGCAGGTCTTGGCGGAGGCCAAGGCTGCGGTCGCCAAGGAACATGACGAAGTGGTGGCATTGGGCGGACTTTACGTGCTCGGTTCCGAACGCCACGAGTCACGCCGCATTGACAACCAGCTTCGCGGCCGATCCGGCCGTCAAGGCGATCCTGGCGAGTCACGTTTTTACCTCTCCCTCGACGATGACCTCATGCGCTTGTTCGGCAACACGCGCGCGACTGCCGCGTTCAAAAACGGCCCTGAAGACCAGGCACTGGACTTCAAGGTGCTGAGCTCTGCGATTGAACGGGCACAGACGCAGATCGAGGCGCGCAACGCCGAGATGCGCAAAAACGTCCTCAAGTACGACGACGTCATGAACGAGCAGCGCACCACCGTCTACGCCGAGCGGCGCCGCATTCTCGAGGGTGAGGACGTCGAGGAGCAGATCAACTCGTTCTTTACCTTCGTCATTGACGACGTCGTGGCCAGCCACACTGCGGGGGTGGCCGATGACTGGGATATGAATTCGCTGTGGATGGACGTCAAGGGCATCTACAAGCCGTCCTTTACCGCCGAAGAGCTCATCGAGGCCCACGGTGGCGATCAGCGCGACCTGACGCGCTCGGATCTCCTCAAGGAGATCCGCGAGGACGTCGAGGCGATTTATGAAGAGCGCGAGGACGAGCTCGGCGCGGAGCAGATGCGCAACATTGAGCGGCAGGTTCTGCTCACCGTGCTCGACCGCAAGTGGCGTGAGCACCTGTACGAGATGGACTACCTCAAGGAGGGCATTGGCCTGCGAGCCATGGCTCAGCGCGACCCGCTTGTCGAATACAAGCAGGAGGGTTACCTGCTCTTCCAACAGATGAATGACTCGATCCGCGAGGAAACGGTTCGCCACTTGCTCAACTTCGAGTTGCCCTCGGAGCGGATGGCGCGCGAGGCCGTCGAAGCGGCTGCCTCAGCAGTTCCGACGAGCGAGGCCAGCTTCATTGGTCAAAAGCAACCGATTGATAGTAGGCAGGCTTCGGCTCCTACACCTGCGCGGGCGAGTCAGGAGGCGGCCGAGAAGATCCTTGGGATCAAGCGGCCTACCACCCAGCGGCTGTCTTATTCCTCTTCAGCCGGGCACCAGGGACCTGCTGCGGGCAACAAGCCACCTGTTGGTGCCTTCGGTAGTGCCATGCCGCAAGGCGGGCCCAGGCAGGACAACACAGGCAAAGAGGCTGATCCGTACGCCGGTCTCAATCGCGCCCAACGAAGAGCGGCCAAGAAGCGAAAGTAG
- the nuoL gene encoding NADH-quinone oxidoreductase subunit L, which produces MIWLTVAIPLASFAILLLAGKAADRWGHWLAIAASTASFLIGAGAAVQLLGLDASERVVETTLYEWIPAVGNFSVDFGTRVDPLSITFVLLVTFVGTLIHVYSVSYMAHDPARRRFFSYLNLFVAAMLLLVLGNSYLVLFFGWEGVGLASYLLISFWNHVPAYATAGKKAFVMNRVGDLGMLIAMMAMVATFESVKFTDVAAGVAQVSEGTASFIGVFLLLAACGKSAQFPLQAWLGDAMAGPTPVSALIHAATMVTAGVYLMVRSGAIYQVAPTATLLVALVGLGTLVFGAVVGAAKDDMKKVLAASTMSQIGYMMLAAGLGPIGAGFAIFHLVTHGFFKANMFLGAGAVMHAMNDEVNIRGFGGLAKHMKITFYTFFAGYLAIIGFPFLSGFFSKDKIIEAAFTGQGALPWIFGTITVLVAGLTAFYMSRLFFAIFLGEERWERHGTNAKHPHDPSPFMWLPMAILALGSVLLGAILNYTGFLTWLEPAIGHAPHADPVLPVPVITGTTLAVVALGVALAWRIYVAKPMPKAAPVGNSLVHAARSDLFQDEINEGLFMKPGIALMAGTEVLDRSVVDGAVNGIGKATPALGSILSRFQTGYARNYASYVTIGLTLALIVVVASL; this is translated from the coding sequence ATGATCTGGCTGACCGTGGCGATCCCGTTGGCCAGCTTCGCAATTCTCCTCCTCGCCGGGAAAGCCGCCGATAGGTGGGGTCACTGGCTGGCGATTGCCGCCTCGACGGCGTCGTTCCTCATCGGTGCTGGCGCTGCTGTCCAGCTACTGGGCCTGGACGCGAGTGAGCGCGTGGTGGAGACGACGCTGTACGAGTGGATTCCCGCGGTAGGCAACTTCTCGGTGGACTTCGGCACGAGGGTTGACCCGCTGTCTATCACGTTCGTTCTTCTCGTGACGTTCGTCGGCACGCTGATTCACGTCTACTCGGTGTCCTACATGGCACACGATCCGGCGCGCCGCCGCTTCTTCTCCTATCTGAACCTGTTCGTGGCGGCCATGCTGCTCCTCGTTCTGGGCAACTCCTACCTGGTGTTGTTCTTCGGTTGGGAAGGCGTGGGCCTCGCCTCCTACCTCCTCATCTCTTTCTGGAACCACGTCCCCGCGTATGCCACTGCGGGCAAGAAAGCGTTCGTCATGAACCGCGTGGGCGACTTGGGCATGCTCATCGCCATGATGGCGATGGTGGCGACCTTCGAATCGGTAAAGTTTACCGACGTCGCCGCCGGCGTTGCGCAAGTCTCCGAAGGTACCGCCAGCTTCATCGGCGTCTTCCTCCTGCTGGCCGCCTGCGGTAAATCCGCACAGTTCCCGTTGCAGGCTTGGCTCGGCGACGCCATGGCTGGCCCGACGCCGGTATCCGCGCTCATCCATGCCGCCACCATGGTCACCGCGGGTGTTTACCTCATGGTGCGCTCGGGCGCCATCTACCAGGTGGCCCCCACGGCCACGCTCCTCGTCGCACTCGTCGGTCTTGGTACGCTCGTCTTCGGCGCCGTGGTCGGTGCTGCGAAAGACGACATGAAGAAGGTTTTGGCTGCCTCGACCATGTCGCAAATCGGTTACATGATGCTCGCTGCGGGCCTGGGGCCGATCGGCGCCGGATTCGCGATCTTCCACCTGGTCACGCACGGCTTTTTCAAGGCGAACATGTTCCTGGGAGCGGGCGCAGTGATGCACGCGATGAACGACGAAGTCAATATCCGCGGCTTTGGCGGGCTGGCCAAGCATATGAAGATCACTTTCTACACTTTCTTCGCGGGCTACCTGGCTATCATCGGCTTCCCGTTCCTGTCCGGCTTTTTCTCGAAGGACAAGATCATCGAGGCTGCCTTCACAGGCCAAGGAGCACTGCCCTGGATCTTCGGCACCATCACCGTGCTGGTAGCCGGCCTCACAGCGTTCTACATGTCCCGCCTTTTCTTCGCGATCTTCCTCGGGGAAGAGCGCTGGGAACGCCACGGTACGAACGCGAAGCACCCACACGATCCGTCGCCTTTCATGTGGCTTCCGATGGCTATTTTGGCTCTGGGGTCCGTCCTCTTGGGCGCGATCTTGAACTACACGGGCTTTCTCACCTGGCTTGAGCCGGCTATCGGCCACGCGCCGCATGCAGATCCCGTCCTTCCGGTACCCGTTATCACCGGGACAACACTGGCCGTGGTGGCGCTTGGCGTGGCGCTGGCCTGGCGGATCTACGTTGCTAAACCGATGCCTAAGGCGGCTCCAGTGGGCAACAGCCTCGTCCACGCTGCTCGCAGCGATCTCTTCCAAGACGAGATCAACGAGGGGCTGTTCATGAAGCCAGGTATCGCGCTCATGGCCGGTACCGAGGTGCTGGATCGGTCAGTAGTTGACGGCGCGGTCAACGGGATCGGGAAGGCAACACCCGCGTTGGGCTCCATCCTGAGTAGGTTCCAGACAGGCTATGCACGTAACTATGCTAGTTATGTCACCATCGGCCTGACACTGGCACTCATCGTCGTAGTGGCCTCGCTATAG
- a CDS encoding LysM peptidoglycan-binding domain-containing protein produces MHSKSLLLTGAPSHDLEVLLKLTGASAIALIATWYLVSGLALLIAARKGNHSLRRGVARWGPPILRAMAATMLASSFIVPAAAVPKDVDLSWGADLPQSEHVTASAGSTGQDAAPQVSTGQASVEPEQAAPVPMRTYVVRPGDCLWSIAKAHYRADDAACADRVLDLYLANKNLIGDNPNLIHPGQRLRLP; encoded by the coding sequence ATGCACTCAAAATCGCTCCTCCTCACCGGGGCACCTAGCCATGACCTCGAAGTTTTGCTCAAGCTCACCGGCGCGAGTGCAATCGCGCTCATCGCCACCTGGTACCTCGTCTCTGGCCTCGCGCTTCTTATCGCAGCCCGGAAAGGCAACCACAGTCTGCGCCGCGGCGTAGCGCGCTGGGGTCCGCCCATCCTCAGGGCAATGGCTGCGACCATGCTGGCGAGTTCCTTCATCGTGCCCGCAGCGGCAGTCCCTAAGGATGTCGATCTCAGCTGGGGAGCCGATCTGCCACAATCCGAGCACGTTACAGCTTCCGCGGGGTCCACCGGGCAAGATGCGGCACCACAAGTCTCGACCGGACAGGCATCTGTCGAGCCAGAGCAGGCCGCGCCAGTTCCCATGCGCACCTACGTCGTTCGCCCCGGCGACTGCCTGTGGTCCATCGCCAAAGCGCACTATCGTGCCGACGACGCCGCATGTGCCGACCGCGTCCTCGACCTCTACCTCGCCAATAAGAACCTCATCGGTGACAATCCGAATCTGATCCACCCAGGCCAACGCCTTCGACTCCCCTAA
- a CDS encoding polyprenyl synthetase family protein, producing MSIASFLSSEEPFARRIGQRMEQVEERLRSACRVDDVVVDSATSYLADAGGKRLRPLLTLLAAEAGPNPESQDVIDAAVVMELTHLASLYHDDVMDEAPKRRGVPTAHYIFGNSSAIMAGDVLFSRASKIVAGLGQKAIYMHAESFERLCMGQLHETVGPQEGEDPIEHHLKVLSGKTGSLIAAAAHHGVMAAGGSDEVSEALAAFGEGIGVAFQIADDVIDLVSDPELTGKTPGTDLLEGVPTMPTLLLERALKNGTIDDAGQAIVDYLGEGDLGQEDRLATVVQMLKAHPVVDETRDLARQWVDEALTHLTVIEDLQVYRYLVMFAHAMVERMA from the coding sequence GTGAGCATCGCCAGTTTTCTCAGCAGCGAAGAGCCGTTTGCCCGGCGCATCGGGCAGCGCATGGAACAAGTCGAGGAGCGCTTGCGCTCCGCGTGCCGGGTGGACGACGTCGTCGTTGACAGCGCGACCTCCTACCTTGCCGACGCGGGTGGGAAGCGACTTCGCCCGCTCCTGACGTTGCTGGCAGCTGAGGCCGGGCCGAATCCTGAGTCGCAGGATGTCATCGACGCCGCGGTTGTCATGGAACTCACGCACCTGGCCTCGCTCTATCACGACGACGTCATGGACGAAGCGCCCAAGCGCCGCGGTGTACCCACCGCGCATTACATCTTCGGCAATTCCTCGGCGATCATGGCCGGCGATGTGCTGTTCTCGCGCGCCTCGAAGATCGTGGCGGGTCTGGGACAGAAGGCGATTTATATGCACGCTGAGTCTTTCGAGCGGCTGTGCATGGGACAGCTGCACGAGACAGTGGGGCCGCAAGAGGGCGAAGACCCAATCGAGCATCACCTGAAGGTGCTCTCAGGCAAGACTGGCTCGCTGATTGCGGCTGCGGCGCACCACGGGGTCATGGCGGCCGGCGGATCGGATGAGGTCAGCGAGGCGCTGGCCGCTTTCGGCGAGGGGATTGGCGTTGCATTCCAGATCGCCGACGACGTGATCGACCTCGTCTCCGACCCCGAACTGACCGGCAAGACGCCCGGCACCGATCTGCTTGAGGGCGTTCCCACCATGCCCACACTGCTCCTCGAGCGTGCGCTCAAGAATGGCACGATCGACGACGCCGGTCAGGCGATCGTCGATTACCTCGGGGAAGGTGACCTTGGGCAGGAGGATCGATTGGCCACAGTCGTGCAGATGCTCAAAGCGCACCCGGTCGTCGACGAGACTCGTGACCTGGCCCGACAGTGGGTGGACGAGGCGCTGACCCATCTGACGGTGATCGAAGATCTTCAGGTGTATCGCTACCTTGTCATGTTCGCCCACGCCATGGTCGAACGAATGGCCTAG
- the nuoK gene encoding NADH-quinone oxidoreductase subunit NuoK, producing the protein MDLMYYVVLAIVLFVVGGATVLTRRNSVIALLGVEIMLNSCNLVLITFSRMWGNLEGQVFAFFVMVVAAAEVVVGLAIIVTIFRTRRTASLDGANLMKH; encoded by the coding sequence ATGGATCTCATGTACTACGTGGTCCTCGCGATCGTCCTCTTTGTTGTCGGCGGCGCTACCGTCCTCACCCGTCGCAATAGCGTCATCGCCTTGCTCGGCGTGGAGATTATGCTCAACTCCTGCAACCTGGTCCTCATCACCTTCTCTCGCATGTGGGGCAACCTCGAAGGGCAGGTCTTCGCGTTCTTCGTCATGGTCGTTGCCGCGGCGGAGGTCGTAGTGGGGTTGGCGATTATCGTGACCATATTCCGTACCCGCAGGACGGCGTCGCTCGACGGCGCCAACCTGATGAAGCACTGA